The following nucleotide sequence is from Pagrus major chromosome 13, Pma_NU_1.0.
ATTATATATCTGACACATTGACTATATTCATTATTCAGTCTTAACTAGACACAGTAGGAACACAGTTGTTGATTAGAATAGATGCACTGGCACCCTGTCCAGTAAAGCCAACGTATCTCCCTTGCAAAATCTTTTTTATATTACTTCTCATGACCTTTGGCTGTGAATATGTGTTGTCCCCAATGTCCTCTCTTCAACAGTGTCCAAGATCACTCTTCTACGTAGTCTGGAGTCATGCTTTAGAAACGCATGGAAACCTCTCCCTCTACTAGTGAAGATAATACACAAATCCAGGTTAAGATATTACGGGAAGTTTGGGCTGAAGATTGATTACCCCTTCCAGGTGAGTTTAACTTCCAAAGAATTTGGAGATTCTGTAGCAAGATTTGAAGAGGATCTCGCCTTCGTATTTCTTTATAcaaattttaaatgtgtgtcatATTCCAGGCATACTTTGAAGTTGCTGACCAGAGTGGGACAATGTCCCTCGTACTCTGGAACGAACTTTGTCCAGAGTTTTACCAGAGACTGAACGTGGGCACAGTGTTGTACCTCCAGAATTACACCTTGAAGCAGAGTTATTCAAACCGGTCACACCCACAGATGGACCACCACAGATTGAAGACCTTTAGCTCTATTGGTACATACACAACTACAGACCACACAGACCTATTATGAAGTTCAAAACCAAAGCAGTGTATAAATAgtatttccttttgtttttttgtctgaaaatgttgtACAATGCTGAGATATGTGACTTGTGTCAAACGGTTATCTCCAACTTGTTATCAGTTGCAGGACTCTGTTTATGAATGCATGTTTCTATAAAGGCTTAGATAGTTTGGAAAATGAAAGTAAAGTTTTCCATGTTTTAAAAGTTATTATAAAAGAGTTTTGTGTAGTTTCGTAACTCTCTGTAATGTAATGTCTTCATATGTATTTCTCTAAGAAATCTGCCTGAATCCTCGCAACCCAGCTTCGGTCATCACTGTGGTCTCACCGAAGAGTGTCCTGCCTCAGTGGGGATTGCCTGAGGTTTCCTACCAGTTCATCACCAGGTAATGAATTGGTTATTGTTTAACATTTGTCTGTCTCTATCAGGTACTTAAAGCTACTAAAAAGAACTTTTATTAGAGGCATCcgtattaaattgagactgtttcataatcaGTTAAAAGTTACTTGTAGTAAGTTTTAGGTGAGAATGCTCTGCTATTTCGATTACATATTTTTCAACCCCAACCCTATTTCCCCATGTTTTGTGTCTAAATGCCTGAGAGGGAGAACGATTTTTGAAATTGGTCCAGTATTGCATGAAACTGTTGTGGCCGGTAGTGGCGAAATGGGCTGCAATGTAGTCCTTGTGGGCAATATCATATCGTCGAAGtatgtccactaaaagtgcttgtttttgccgcTGACAGgctcaaattgttattttaattgtttgacGACATAATAGAAAGGATCCCTACAGAGATGCACCTTTTTGTTAATGATTAAgatccaccagactccatttgtaGAAACGGTTATTTTATCgctgtaaaacacactttattttaactcgaaaaacaaaatacaactcACCAAAACCAACTGGTCTGGCCaaaataaacccttaattcaCCAAGTTAGATGTGAAAACACTCTGGCTGTACACACTGCTTCTCTGATGTCCTTATTCCCTCTCGCTCAACATTTATATTCCTTACATTGCAGCCCATTTTCCTGCTTAATGCTGGTCACTAGGTTTGCAACAGTGTGAGATTTTCAAGGTACAATAACCATTTCAGAAAATTCcaaaaaggaatgaaaacaggaaaGGTTTCTGTAATCTCACAAAATATTATGCATTGACAGACATCAAATTTTGATataaacttaaaatattttttaaaataatgctAGTATGGTAGAATATAATCCCATAGGTAagcaaatatacacagtatgATAACTGTCAGTCTTCATACCACAGTATACCTTGAAAAGTGTATAATGCTGCAACCCTTTTTGTCACTGTTGGACACAACAACATGGGAAAATAGGTTTCAGGCTGAAAAATATTGAAGTTGCCTTAATTATCTTAATATCAAACTTAATATTATTCTTTTTATACAGCATTTCCTAGCCAAGTCATGTTCAAAAACAGCTTCATGTCATTTATGTATCTCACAGGTCAGAGTTGGAAAACGTATCCAACAATTCTGCATGTGATGTCATTGGTTTGGTGACATTTGTTGGTCGTGTTGAAAGAGTCAAGAGTAAAGGGAACAAGGGTaagaaatgttcatattttatcTAGAAActggactttttaaaaactgaagtaATGCTAATTAAATTATTGCTGACTGACTATTATCAATTAGGTCCAGAAAAATACTGGACATATCGCTGGATACACGCAGTGGACGGAACATCTGGCCACCCTTTTATCCTGGAGGTGTTTTCCTCATCTCAACCTGAAATCTTCAGTCGTATATGCCCCAGTAAGTCGactgtttcagctcctgtctgaCAGCTCTGTAGGCGTTTTCACTTAGTTTGTTTACTGTatcaccatctcctccacagTGACCTACCTGGTGTGCACTCAGATGAGAGTCTGTCAAGTGCAAAACTCGTTGCCCTACCTCACAAGCAGCTGCGAGACGGAGACGTTCATCACAGGTTTGCAAAGCTGTAACAATAAATAGCTAATAAtctacatacatactgtatggtGACGGTGACTGTATATTATCTGTCTTCACAACAGGCTACCACAAAGGTCAGCCATATGTGAGTGACCCCAAAGTGAAGAGCTTCATCCAGTGGACCAAAACTCTGAAGGACAATGTTGTCCTCCAGAAGACTGCAGTTGGTGGTCAATACTGTTACCCCCGCCCCCCACAGAAATGTACCCAGTCATTGTCAGATCCCTCAggtgaggggaaaacacagaaTGGTtctcttttaatgtgttttccaGTTTAAGAACATACTCACACGCTTAGATTTCAGGACAGTTTTATTTCAGAATGCACCAGTTacctgcagaaaaaaagatcaattttttatgatttcagGGCATGAATGATGACCTCCACCTCAGCACTGAACCATAATGAGATTCTTTCGGTTCTCTTGTGGGTGGcaggaatccaataaaatcTGGGTCAGCATTCTCATGCAGTTCTGCAACAAGATACAGCATAGTGTACTGAACACCTGCTCCGTTTCTGTCTCGATGCAAAGTCACAGAGAGTTCgtctttgtacattttatttgagtttttaaagGATATTCTTTCAAGCCACCCATAAGAAGACAGTTTATAGACAACATTATGTCCTGCATCTAAAATTCTGCATCCTCCAGAGAAAGTGAATTGGTTCAACTGTCATGTAGACCTAAAACCATTCTGCTCTATCTTCAGCTCAAGCTCCTCTGATTGCCGCAGCTGACTTGAAGAGGGAGCTGGAGACCCTGCAGTACAGGGAACATAAAAGACTTGCCATTCAAGGACAGATCACAGCAGTGCGCTACATGAAAAGCCCAAAGACCACAGAGCCTCAGCAAACACAAGAGAACGAGGTATTAGACATGATTTCAAAGCATCTTTTAAAGAGCAGTGACTATTAATGCTATAAAATAAGTCAACTGGTGTCCTGCAGGTGCCAGATGTTTCTACTGATGTGCGAGAACAAGCTGTTTCCGACACACACAATGATCCCTCGACAGCTGAGCAGACCTCAGAGGCCAGTTCAACATCTCCCTCTGTTGAGGAAATCTCAGCAAgcagaaggaaaagaggaaTTCCAACAAGGTGTGATTTGACTCCTGGCTGTCAGATTTGAGCTTGATAGAgttgcaactaacaattatttttataattgatAAATCTGCCGATCATTTTCAAGATTGTCAATTAAAAGTAgcgtcttcagattgcttcttttgtctaaCCAACCGTtccaaacccaaagactcttcatttactatcataaatgacagaaaGAAGCAGCAAACACTTGTAttgaagaagctgaaaccacCCAATGTTTAAaatttttgcctgaaaaatggctgaaacaattaatcgattaacaAAATAGTTagtgattaattttctttcaaaagaCTAACTGATGAATTGACTTATTCTTGCAGCTGTATTTgatattaaatcatttaaatgtttaaatgtataaacatgttttccagagAAGCCAAGCGCACCTCCTTGACTCGTGGTAGCGTTCCTGCAAAAAGGTACTGCAGATTCAGCTGGTAGTGTTCATCAGTAACCTACTTCAACTGTTCTGAGCTCATCTGTTTCTGCTCCTACAGGAGGGCTGGACTTGAAACTACCGTGCAGGAAGAAAAGGACAGCGACTCTGAATCTGAGGAGGCTCACAATGTGGAAGGTGCATTACTGGAGCTACAGCTTTACTTAAGAGTAACTTGCGTGTTCTCACACTGATGTGTGTTTCCTCCAGGCTCTGATGTATTGTCTTGGGAAAGCAGCAGCTGGCTGGAGCAGCAACAAGAAGTGAAGGAACATTTATGTCAAGGCGCTCTGTACCAGGACAGCATCTCTCGAAGGTTCACGTTTGATGAAAAGGACGTCCTCCTGCAGTGGGGTAACCTTCAGCCGACACGGTGGGCACCAGAGCAGACCACTGATACCATCCCACCTGTTGTCTGTCAGGGATACTACCAAGTCACAATATTAGGTAAAAGTTTTTCCTgtaggaaatactcaagtggTAAAAATTAGCTGTCTAATTTGGTTAGTTctgatgtttatgttgtttaattGTTGGCAAAGAACAGGGGTGACAACTGTCAAAATCAGTTTGCAAatcttccttgttttttttatgttttgacagGTATAAACATGCAGATAGCCATCGATGCTGCGTTTTTTCCTGTCGTGAGCTCAGATGAGCCCAGGGCTGTAGGTCTTCCTCAGGACCCCCATGGCAACACGATGCTGTCCTGCCTTTCGTCTGGCTTCCTCTGCCCTCTCAGTGACACTGCCAACCACAGTGAAACAACACTCCCTGAGCCAGGTAGCCACCACACCACCTGTTCAGGAAACAGTCACCACACGCACCTGAGAAGTGTTTTAACACTCCATGTAAAGCGTCATTTTTGGACCAATGTGATAGGagatgtgaaatgtttgtcttaCAGAAGACGTCTTAGAGACAGCCTGTGAGCTGGAGGACATGCACGTCGTATGCTTCTTGGACCTTTGTCATCTGGGTGGAGATAAGGTCGAGGTCCTGATCAACAAAATGTACAGAGTGACAGACGACGAGGTTCAGCAgaactgaagtgttttttttccctccatgtCCAGTGGCCTGCTGAGTCTTCTTCATAGGTTAATACTCGTCTGACTTTCTGATGTGAAAATATGGCTTTTCACAGTAAGAACACACAGCTGAGAAACAATCTTGTACATAAATAATCATCTGTGTAAAGACATTGCTCAGAATAACGATGcatatgtttaaaaatatttattttcatatatttcacAATATCCAGGTTGATTTATAAA
It contains:
- the radx gene encoding RPA-related protein RADX isoform X1, with translation MEVSFLQRTLDCLSSRSLKLQTEEAAPVAVTALQRYMCEQAEGQQLDSYSYDVTVTDGVCRAKCFVHPSLNHLVHTNILRTGVDIYITQGSFVYNERRLGHGFICIEKLRCAVGGSAVLPLIKDVGSLPMLVKHGMERSVVLQSDVPLQVSRKHYLSLWNNDDPEGDIWTSGCPPSDTVLDVSKITLLRSLESCFRNAWKPLPLLVKIIHKSRLRYYGKFGLKIDYPFQAYFEVADQSGTMSLVLWNELCPEFYQRLNVGTVLYLQNYTLKQSYSNRSHPQMDHHRLKTFSSIEICLNPRNPASVITVVSPKSVLPQWGLPEVSYQFITRSELENVSNNSACDVIGLVTFVGRVERVKSKGNKGPEKYWTYRWIHAVDGTSGHPFILEVFSSSQPEIFSRICPMTYLVCTQMRVCQVQNSLPYLTSSCETETFITGYHKGQPYVSDPKVKSFIQWTKTLKDNVVLQKTAVGGQYCYPRPPQKCTQSLSDPSAQAPLIAAADLKRELETLQYREHKRLAIQGQITAVRYMKSPKTTEPQQTQENESTGVLQVPDVSTDVREQAVSDTHNDPSTAEQTSEASSTSPSVEEISASRRKRGIPTREAKRTSLTRGSVPAKRRAGLETTVQEEKDSDSESEEAHNVEGSDVLSWESSSWLEQQQEVKEHLCQGALYQDSISRRFTFDEKDVLLQWGNLQPTRWAPEQTTDTIPPVVCQGYYQVTILGINMQIAIDAAFFPVVSSDEPRAVGLPQDPHGNTMLSCLSSGFLCPLSDTANHSETTLPEPEDVLETACELEDMHVVCFLDLCHLGGDKVEVLINKMYRVTDDEVQQN
- the radx gene encoding RPA-related protein RADX isoform X2; this encodes MEVSFLQRTLDCLSSRSLKLQTEEAAPVAVTALQRYMCEQAEGQQLDSYSYDVTVTDGVCRAKCFVHPSLNHLVHTNILRTGVDIYITQGSFVYNERRLGHGFICIEKLRCAVGGSAVLPLIKDVGSLPMLVKHGMERSVVLQSDVPLQVSRKHYLSLWNNDDPEGDIWTSGCPPSDTVLDVSKITLLRSLESCFRNAWKPLPLLVKIIHKSRLRYYGKFGLKIDYPFQAYFEVADQSGTMSLVLWNELCPEFYQRLNVGTVLYLQNYTLKQSYSNRSHPQMDHHRLKTFSSIEICLNPRNPASVITVVSPKSVLPQWGLPEVSYQFITRSELENVSNNSACDVIGLVTFVGRVERVKSKGNKGPEKYWTYRWIHAVDGTSGHPFILEVFSSSQPEIFSRICPMTYLVCTQMRVCQVQNSLPYLTSSCETETFITGYHKGQPYVSDPKVKSFIQWTKTLKDNVVLQKTAVGGQYCYPRPPQKCTQSLSDPSAQAPLIAAADLKRELETLQYREHKRLAIQGQITAVRYMKSPKTTEPQQTQENEVPDVSTDVREQAVSDTHNDPSTAEQTSEASSTSPSVEEISASRRKRGIPTREAKRTSLTRGSVPAKRRAGLETTVQEEKDSDSESEEAHNVEGSDVLSWESSSWLEQQQEVKEHLCQGALYQDSISRRFTFDEKDVLLQWGNLQPTRWAPEQTTDTIPPVVCQGYYQVTILGINMQIAIDAAFFPVVSSDEPRAVGLPQDPHGNTMLSCLSSGFLCPLSDTANHSETTLPEPEDVLETACELEDMHVVCFLDLCHLGGDKVEVLINKMYRVTDDEVQQN